The Streptococcaceae bacterium ESL0729 genome has a segment encoding these proteins:
- a CDS encoding ECF transporter S component, translating to MKKNKASDIAILSILLAAMLVINVLAQVIFTLWPFPIRPTLVHIPVIVGSIILGPKKGAFLGFSMGVMSSLTMTLLTSPTSFLFTPLQPLPGTNHGDLRSLLIAFVPRILIGIIPYYVFKALKSYPRIGAGLAGLAGSLTNTILVLSAIYFIFGDVLGWSLKTVLTTIVGTNSIAEAICSTVLVAAIIPILIKIKD from the coding sequence ATGAAAAAAAATAAGGCTTCCGATATAGCAATTTTATCCATCCTACTAGCTGCCATGCTGGTAATTAATGTCCTAGCTCAGGTAATTTTTACCCTTTGGCCTTTTCCTATCAGACCTACCCTGGTTCATATCCCAGTTATCGTCGGCTCAATTATCCTAGGCCCTAAAAAAGGAGCCTTCCTAGGATTTTCCATGGGAGTGATGAGTAGTCTGACCATGACCCTTCTTACAAGTCCCACAAGCTTCTTATTCACCCCTCTACAGCCCCTACCAGGTACCAACCATGGTGACTTACGCTCCCTTCTAATTGCCTTTGTCCCAAGAATTTTAATTGGGATTATCCCCTACTATGTCTTTAAGGCCCTTAAGTCATATCCCAGAATTGGAGCAGGCCTTGCAGGTCTTGCAGGGAGTCTGACTAATACTATTTTAGTCCTTTCAGCTATTTACTTTATTTTTGGGGATGTTCTTGGTTGGTCCCTTAAAACAGTTCTTACTACAATTGTGGGCACCAACTCAATTGCTGAAGCCATTTGCTCAACCGTCCTTGTGGCAGCAATTATCCCCATCTTAATAAAAATCAAAGATTGA
- the prmC gene encoding peptide chain release factor N(5)-glutamine methyltransferase gives MKYREFFEQKLIEASNQEDLAYVFRHLKKLDTLDYVKLLNEEVTEDNLLLLEEISQRLEKMEPAQYIVGNTDFYDLNLEVDQRVLIPRPETEELVDLILKENQETKLRVLDLGTGSGAIGLSLKKARPDWDLVLADISQDALDLASKNALDKGLQVDFVQSDVYSNLWGNFDIIVSNPPYISFDEEVYMDESVIKYEPDLALYAENSGLLIYEKIAQGAPQFLREQGKIYLEIGFKQASQVEGIFLKAFPAKRIRVFKDLAGLDRMVAVDEN, from the coding sequence ATGAAATATAGGGAATTCTTTGAACAAAAATTAATCGAAGCAAGTAATCAGGAGGACCTGGCCTATGTTTTTCGCCATCTCAAAAAACTTGATACCTTGGATTATGTAAAATTGCTTAATGAGGAGGTTACAGAAGATAACCTCCTTCTTTTAGAAGAAATATCACAGCGGCTTGAAAAGATGGAGCCTGCTCAGTATATAGTGGGTAATACTGATTTTTATGACCTAAATTTAGAGGTCGATCAAAGGGTTTTAATTCCCCGACCTGAAACGGAAGAATTAGTTGATTTAATCCTCAAAGAAAATCAAGAGACCAAGCTCCGGGTGCTTGATTTGGGTACAGGTTCTGGAGCCATTGGCTTATCTCTTAAAAAAGCCCGCCCAGACTGGGACTTGGTTCTTGCTGACATCTCCCAAGACGCCCTTGATTTGGCCTCAAAAAATGCCCTTGATAAAGGGCTCCAGGTGGACTTTGTCCAAAGTGACGTCTATTCGAATCTTTGGGGAAATTTTGATATAATTGTGTCCAACCCACCTTATATTTCCTTTGATGAAGAAGTATATATGGATGAGTCGGTCATTAAGTATGAGCCAGATTTGGCCCTTTATGCTGAAAACTCAGGTCTTTTGATTTATGAAAAAATCGCCCAGGGTGCCCCTCAATTTTTAAGGGAGCAGGGAAAGATTTATTTGGAAATCGGTTTCAAGCAGGCCAGCCAGGTTGAGGGAATATTTTTAAAAGCCTTTCCAGCTAAAAGAATTAGAGTTTTTAAGGACTTGGCTGGACTTGATAGGATGGTGGCAGTAGATGAAAACTGA
- the coaC gene encoding phosphopantothenoylcysteine decarboxylase, giving the protein MANITLAVTGSISAYKAADLISSLKKAGHDITVLMTQSAQQFITPLTLQVLSKNAVHTDIMNEESPSVVNHIELAKRCDLFVVVPASADTISRLSQGRAQDIVSSVALALDGSVKKLLAPAMNTKMYENPLTQRNMDILRSVDFEIIEPKVSLLACGDYGRGALADLSDIENKIKELLTDEKK; this is encoded by the coding sequence ATGGCGAATATAACCCTTGCTGTGACAGGTAGTATCTCGGCCTATAAGGCTGCTGATTTGATTTCCTCCCTGAAAAAGGCGGGTCATGATATTACCGTTCTTATGACCCAAAGTGCCCAGCAGTTTATCACTCCTTTGACCCTACAAGTCCTTTCTAAAAATGCTGTTCACACGGATATTATGAATGAAGAGTCACCTAGTGTGGTAAATCATATCGAGCTTGCTAAAAGGTGTGACCTCTTTGTTGTAGTCCCTGCTAGTGCTGACACCATAAGCCGTCTGTCCCAAGGACGAGCCCAAGATATTGTAAGCTCTGTTGCCCTGGCCCTTGATGGTTCAGTCAAAAAGTTACTTGCCCCAGCCATGAATACAAAAATGTATGAAAATCCTTTGACCCAAAGAAATATGGATATCTTAAGGTCGGTCGATTTTGAAATTATAGAACCCAAGGTCTCTTTACTAGCCTGTGGGGATTACGGTAGGGGGGCACTTGCTGACCTATCTGACATTGAAAATAAAATTAAGGAGTTGTTAACTGATGAAAAAAAATAA
- the prfA gene encoding peptide chain release factor 1 → MYDQLQAVEDRYEELGELLSDPEVVSDTKRFMALSKEEASIRQTVAAYRDYKKTLETISDSEELLGESGLDDEMVELAKEELKEAKAHKEELEEEIKILLLPKDPNDDKNIIMEIRGAAGGDEAALFAGDLLNMYQRYAEGQGWKFEVMEANITGVGGYKEVIAMVSGDSVYSKLKYESGAHRVQRIPSTESQGRVHTSTATVVVLPEAEDVQIDIPDSDLRTDIYHASGAGGQHVNKTASAVRIVHLPTGIKVEMQDERSQQKNREKAMKIIRARVYDHYAQEAQSEYDATRKSAVGTGDRSERIRTYNFPQNRVTDHRIGLTVQKLDQIIAGKLDEVVDALVIYDQTQKLEELNK, encoded by the coding sequence ATGTATGATCAACTTCAGGCGGTAGAAGACCGCTACGAAGAACTTGGAGAGCTTTTAAGTGACCCAGAAGTAGTAAGTGATACCAAACGCTTTATGGCTCTTTCTAAGGAGGAGGCAAGCATCCGCCAAACTGTCGCAGCCTACCGCGACTACAAGAAAACCCTTGAGACAATCTCTGACAGTGAGGAATTACTGGGAGAAAGCGGTCTTGACGATGAAATGGTTGAACTTGCCAAAGAAGAGCTTAAAGAAGCCAAGGCCCACAAGGAAGAACTAGAAGAAGAAATCAAGATTCTTCTCCTACCAAAAGACCCTAACGATGATAAAAACATCATCATGGAAATCCGAGGAGCAGCAGGTGGTGACGAAGCGGCCCTCTTTGCAGGAGACCTTCTAAACATGTACCAACGCTATGCTGAAGGTCAAGGTTGGAAGTTTGAAGTCATGGAAGCAAACATCACTGGAGTTGGGGGATATAAGGAAGTTATCGCCATGGTTTCAGGTGACTCTGTTTACTCAAAACTTAAGTATGAGTCAGGTGCCCACCGTGTGCAGCGTATCCCTTCAACGGAATCCCAAGGACGTGTCCACACTTCAACTGCCACAGTAGTAGTCCTACCAGAGGCTGAAGATGTGCAAATCGACATCCCAGATTCAGATTTACGTACAGACATCTACCACGCGTCAGGTGCCGGAGGTCAGCACGTCAACAAGACTGCCTCAGCAGTCCGTATTGTCCACCTTCCAACTGGTATCAAGGTTGAAATGCAGGATGAGCGTAGCCAACAAAAGAACCGGGAAAAGGCCATGAAAATTATCCGTGCCCGCGTTTACGACCACTATGCCCAAGAGGCCCAAAGCGAGTATGACGCTACCCGTAAGTCAGCAGTCGGTACAGGGGATCGTTCTGAGCGTATCAGAACCTACAACTTCCCGCAAAACCGCGTGACTGACCACCGTATTGGTCTTACTGTTCAAAAACTTGACCAGATTATTGCTGGTAAGCTTGATGAGGTTGTTGACGCTCTAGTGATTTATGACCAAACTCAAAAACTAGAAGAGCTGAATAAATAA
- a CDS encoding 4-oxalocrotonate tautomerase gives MPFVRIDLFEGRTEEQKINLAREITEVVTKNTGAPAEAIHVFINDMPEGTYYPHGQMKKK, from the coding sequence ATGCCCTTTGTCCGTATTGACCTTTTTGAAGGCCGCACTGAAGAACAAAAAATAAATTTAGCCCGTGAAATTACAGAAGTTGTCACCAAAAATACCGGTGCTCCAGCTGAAGCCATCCACGTTTTTATTAATGATATGCCTGAAGGTACTTACTACCCACATGGCCAAATGAAGAAAAAGTAA
- a CDS encoding phosphopantothenate--cysteine ligase has translation MRVLITSGGTTENIDQVRGITNFASGSLGKILCEKFLDESWQVILLAGKNAVLPPDHDNLQIITITDTYNLDQHMKKLVPTVQAVIHTMAVSDYKPLYMTDFYELEEASNLADFLDLKNTDKKISSSSDYQVLFLKKNPKIISKIKDYKEDVILIGFKLLVGVSKEELLRVARMSLKKNRANYIFANDLDHIYGDRHMGYLLDDKNEYPATSKKEIADLIFDKVSDQVRQLVKGDHK, from the coding sequence ATGAGAGTTCTCATTACATCAGGTGGCACTACAGAAAACATAGACCAGGTTAGGGGGATTACAAACTTTGCAAGCGGAAGTCTTGGCAAAATACTTTGTGAAAAATTTTTAGATGAATCCTGGCAGGTTATTCTTCTGGCTGGTAAAAATGCCGTCCTGCCCCCAGATCACGACAATCTTCAAATAATTACCATCACTGACACTTACAATCTTGATCAGCATATGAAAAAATTAGTTCCCACAGTCCAGGCCGTAATCCATACCATGGCCGTAAGCGACTACAAACCTCTTTATATGACTGATTTTTACGAACTTGAAGAGGCTAGCAATCTTGCTGATTTTCTGGACCTTAAAAATACTGACAAAAAAATCTCATCTAGCTCTGACTATCAGGTTCTTTTTCTCAAGAAAAACCCTAAAATAATCAGTAAAATCAAGGATTATAAGGAGGATGTCATCCTAATTGGCTTCAAGCTTCTTGTTGGTGTCTCCAAGGAAGAACTCCTAAGAGTCGCTCGGATGAGTCTTAAAAAAAATCGGGCCAACTATATTTTTGCTAATGACCTGGACCATATTTACGGAGATAGGCACATGGGTTACCTCCTTGATGACAAGAATGAATATCCAGCTACTAGTAAAAAGGAAATCGCAGACCTCATCTTTGATAAGGTAAGTGACCAAGTAAGGCAACTTGTGAAAGGAGACCATAAATAA
- a CDS encoding L-threonylcarbamoyladenylate synthase — MKTEILADNQLDLAANFLKEGELVAMPTETVYGLFADALNEAAVRQVFAVKGRNLDHALNLNISGLSDLYKYSKNQPANLEQVIEKFWPGPLTIILEASDLVPPYINQGKDTVGFRMPDNAFTLEVIKKVGVLVGPSANLTGQASPRKAIQVLQDFKGKIRALKEDDQSISGLDSTIVDFSKGNPRILRQGAVKLESIEELL, encoded by the coding sequence ATGAAAACTGAAATTTTAGCAGATAATCAACTTGATTTAGCGGCAAACTTCTTAAAAGAAGGGGAGCTCGTCGCCATGCCAACTGAAACAGTCTACGGATTATTTGCGGATGCTCTTAATGAAGCAGCTGTCAGACAGGTGTTTGCTGTAAAAGGAAGAAATCTTGATCATGCATTAAATCTGAATATTTCAGGTCTTTCTGATCTTTACAAGTACTCTAAAAATCAGCCTGCAAATCTTGAGCAGGTAATTGAAAAATTTTGGCCGGGTCCTCTAACAATTATTCTTGAGGCAAGTGATTTGGTTCCGCCCTACATTAATCAAGGAAAGGATACTGTAGGCTTTAGGATGCCAGACAATGCCTTTACCTTAGAGGTTATAAAAAAAGTAGGGGTTCTTGTGGGACCAAGTGCCAATCTTACGGGTCAAGCCAGTCCAAGAAAGGCTATCCAAGTTTTGCAAGATTTTAAAGGCAAGATTAGGGCCCTTAAGGAGGATGATCAAAGTATCAGCGGACTTGATTCAACCATTGTCGATTTTTCAAAGGGAAACCCGCGTATTTTAAGGCAGGGGGCAGTGAAATTAGAAAGTATTGAGGAGCTATTATGA
- a CDS encoding thymidine kinase encodes MAQLFFRYGSMNAGKTIEILKVAHNYEEQGKKVVLMTSALDTRDGVGVISSRIGMSRPALPVTDDMDLFAYINQMEEKPYCILVDECQFLSKKNVYDLAKIVDDLNVPVMAFGLKNDFRNEMFEGSKHLLLLADKIEEIKTICWYCSKKAIMILHFVDGSPIYEGEPIQIGGNESYLPVCRKHYFKPDIKENN; translated from the coding sequence ATGGCACAGTTATTTTTTCGCTACGGTTCAATGAATGCCGGCAAAACGATTGAAATTTTAAAGGTTGCTCATAATTATGAGGAGCAAGGAAAAAAAGTGGTTCTGATGACCAGTGCCCTAGATACCCGGGACGGTGTGGGGGTAATTTCATCACGGATTGGCATGAGTCGTCCAGCCCTTCCAGTAACGGATGATATGGATCTTTTTGCTTATATCAATCAGATGGAAGAAAAACCTTACTGTATTCTTGTTGATGAATGTCAATTCCTGAGTAAGAAAAATGTTTATGACTTAGCAAAAATTGTAGATGATTTGAATGTACCAGTCATGGCCTTTGGCCTAAAAAATGACTTTAGAAATGAAATGTTTGAGGGATCAAAACATCTTCTACTCTTGGCTGATAAAATTGAAGAAATAAAAACAATCTGCTGGTACTGTAGTAAAAAGGCAATCATGATTCTCCATTTTGTAGATGGAAGTCCTATCTATGAAGGAGAACCCATCCAAATTGGAGGCAATGAGTCTTATCTTCCGGTTTGCCGCAAGCACTATTTTAAACCAGATATTAAGGAGAACAACTAA
- a CDS encoding cation:proton antiporter, producing MSLLLQVLIILSSLFLASLLAQRLGIPVVVGQLLMALIIGPVLGLIKEGEVLDFLAEIGVIFLMFLAGFEANLTLLKKYIRPSILVAILGVIFPVIIFSGYGAGLLGLNAQKSLFLGLIFAATSVSITIEVLQEYKKMHTRFAAIILGAAILDDILAVLSLSLLSPGNQINLYQQMLGPLLFVALLYPLATYLLPLIFKLGQNKQFFAGDLTLSLITCLALAALAQTLGMSDVLGAFFAGLILGQKRDLFYSDAHLVESQMASMAQSFFIPIFLSSIATPLIFAGLGQKIMAILILTGLALVSKILPAYVAARSFRITRVESLIIGTGMVSRGEMALIIAKIGLTNGLLAASFYSQVVLVIIATTILAPLMLRLLFKFSRAGA from the coding sequence ATGTCACTTTTACTACAAGTTTTAATCATTTTATCAAGCCTTTTTCTAGCAAGTTTGTTGGCCCAAAGATTAGGGATACCAGTTGTTGTTGGCCAACTTTTAATGGCCCTGATTATAGGTCCTGTCCTAGGACTCATTAAAGAGGGAGAGGTTTTGGACTTTTTAGCTGAGATTGGGGTTATTTTCCTAATGTTTCTGGCGGGATTTGAAGCCAATCTTACCCTCCTCAAAAAATACATCAGACCAAGTATATTAGTGGCCATTTTGGGAGTTATCTTCCCAGTCATTATTTTTTCAGGCTACGGGGCAGGCCTTTTAGGACTTAATGCTCAAAAATCGCTATTTCTAGGTCTTATTTTTGCTGCAACAAGTGTCTCCATTACCATTGAAGTCCTGCAAGAATATAAGAAGATGCATACTCGATTTGCTGCCATAATCCTTGGAGCTGCCATCCTCGATGACATCCTGGCTGTCCTCTCTCTAAGCCTACTTTCACCAGGCAATCAGATCAATCTCTACCAACAGATGCTTGGTCCCCTTTTATTTGTTGCTCTTCTCTACCCCCTAGCCACCTATCTTTTGCCCTTAATTTTTAAATTAGGTCAAAACAAGCAATTTTTTGCTGGTGACCTGACCCTATCTCTGATTACCTGTCTGGCTCTTGCTGCTTTAGCTCAAACCCTTGGCATGTCAGACGTTCTTGGTGCCTTCTTTGCAGGCCTTATCCTGGGTCAAAAAAGGGATCTTTTCTATAGTGATGCCCATCTGGTTGAAAGTCAAATGGCAAGTATGGCCCAAAGTTTTTTCATTCCCATTTTTTTAAGCTCCATTGCAACACCCCTAATATTTGCGGGTCTTGGCCAAAAGATCATGGCAATTTTGATTCTTACAGGCCTTGCCCTTGTATCAAAAATCTTGCCAGCCTATGTAGCCGCAAGAAGCTTTAGAATCACAAGGGTTGAGTCCCTAATAATTGGTACAGGAATGGTCAGTCGGGGGGAAATGGCCCTAATCATTGCAAAAATCGGCCTAACGAATGGCCTTCTGGCAGCTAGTTTTTATTCCCAAGTGGTCTTGGTCATTATTGCTACAACAATTTTAGCTCCCCTCATGCTCAGGCTTCTCTTTAAGTTTTCTCGTGCAGGTGCTTGA